The following are encoded together in the Gasterosteus aculeatus chromosome 7, fGasAcu3.hap1.1, whole genome shotgun sequence genome:
- the drd1b gene encoding dopamine receptor D1b: MDQNFSTVRDGKQLLPDRDSSKRVLTGCFLFLLIFTTLLGNTLVCVAVTKFRHLRSKVTNFFVISLAISDLLVAILVMPWKAATEIVGFWPFGAFCNVWVAFDIMCSTASILNLCVISVDRYWAISSPFRYERKMTPKVACLMISVAWTLSVLISFIPVQLNWHKAQTTSYAALNGTFIGDLPPDNCDSSLNRTYAISSSLISFYIPVAIMIVTYTRIYRIAQKQIRRISALERAAESAKNRHSSMGNSASIESESSFKMSFKRETKVLKTLSVIMGVFVCCWLPFFILNCMVPFCEPEPPDGTTDFFCISSTTFDVFVWFGWANSSLNPIIYAFNADFRKAFSILLGCHRLCPGSNAIEIVSINNNVGAPAQHANCQYQPKSHIPKEGNHSANYAMPHSVLGQEEELQKKDGCGLEVEAGTVNNALEKLSPAISGTLESDAEVTLEKINPITQNGQHKTAPC; this comes from the coding sequence ATGGATCAGAATTTCTCAACGGTTCGAGATGGAAAGCAGCTGCTGCCGGACCGGGACTCGTCGAAGCGCGTGCTGACGGgatgcttcctcttcctcctcatcttcaccACGCTGCTAGGCAACACGCTGGTGTGCGTCGCCGTCACCAAGTTCCGTCACCTGAGGTCGAAGGTCACCAACTTCTTCGTTATCTCGCTGGCCATCTCGGACCTCCTGGTGGCTATCCTGGTAATGCCGTGGAAGGCGGCGACCGAGATCGTGGGCTTCTGGCCGTTCGGCGCCTTCTGCAACGTGTGGGTGGCGTTTGACATCATGTGCTCCACTGCCTCCATCTTAAACCTGTGTGTGATCAGCGTAGACCGTTACTGGGCCATCTCGAGCCCATTCCGCTACGAGCGCAAGATGACCCCTAAAGTGGCGTGTTTGATGATCAGCGTGGCGTGGACCCTGTCGGTCCTCATCTCCTTTATACCCGTTCAGTTAAATTGGCACAAAGCTCAGACCACCAGCTACGCGGCGCTGAATGGGACGTTCATCGGCGACCTGCCCCCCGACAACTGCGACTCTAGCCTTAACAGGACCTacgccatctcctcctccctcatcagcTTCTACATCCCCGTGGCTATCATGATCGTCACCTACACCCGGATATACCGGATCGCCCAGAAGCAGATACGGAGAATATCCGCTCTGGAGCGGGCGGCTGAGAGCGCCAAGAACCGCCACAGCAGCATGGGGAACAGCGCCAGCATCGAAAGCGAGAGCTCATTCAAGATGTCGTTCAAGCGAGAAACCAAAGTCTTAAAGACGCTCTCAGTCATCatgggagtgtttgtgtgttgctggTTGCCCTTCTTCATCCTCAACTGCATGGTTCCGTTCTGCGAGCCGGAGCCGCCAGACGGTACCACGGACTTCTTCTGCATCAGCTCCACCACCTTCgacgtgtttgtgtggttcGGCTGGGCAAACTCCTCGCTAAATCCCATCATCTATGCCTTCAACGCCGACTTCCGCAAGGCCTTCTCCATCCTCCTGGGCTGCCACCGGCTCTGCCCGGGGAGCAACGCCATCGAAATCGTCAGCATCAACAACAACGTGGGCGCCCCCGCTCAGCACGCCAACTGCCAGTATCAGCCCAAGAGTCACATCCCGAAGGAGGGCAACCATTCAGCCAACTACGCGATGCCCCACAGCGTCCTGGGTCAGGAGGAGGAGTTACAGAAGAAGGACGGGTGCGGATTGGAAGTCGAGGCGGGGACGGTAAACAACGCCCTGGAGAAACTCTCCCCGGCCATCTCGGGGACTTTGGAGAGCGACGCTGAGGTCACGCTGGAAAAGATCAATCCCATAACGCAGAACGGACAGCATAAAACCGCGCCGTGTTGA